The Christiangramia flava JLT2011 genome has a segment encoding these proteins:
- a CDS encoding phosphatidylserine decarboxylase family protein, with translation MFHKEGYKIMTVTAIVLIAINLLSYSLINTYWLRFAILAVSVVLFFLIVQFFRNPKRNTLQNDNHIIAPVDGKVVVIEEVYEKEYFKDNRIQVSVFMSPINVHVTRHPIGGEVTYSKYHPGKFLVAWHPKSSEENERTTVVVKNERVGEIMYRQIAGAMAKRIVNYAEVGATVAQGSDSGFIKFGSRVDVFLPVGTEVNVEINQKVKGGITVIADVAS, from the coding sequence ATGTTTCATAAGGAAGGATACAAAATCATGACTGTTACTGCGATAGTACTTATCGCAATAAATCTGCTATCGTACAGTTTAATAAATACCTACTGGTTACGCTTTGCGATTCTGGCAGTTTCAGTGGTATTGTTTTTCCTGATCGTTCAGTTTTTCAGGAATCCCAAAAGAAACACGCTTCAGAATGACAATCACATAATCGCACCGGTAGACGGAAAAGTAGTGGTGATAGAAGAAGTTTACGAAAAAGAATATTTCAAAGACAACCGAATTCAGGTTTCGGTTTTCATGTCCCCAATCAATGTTCATGTTACCCGCCATCCCATTGGAGGTGAGGTGACTTACAGCAAATACCACCCGGGAAAATTTCTTGTCGCCTGGCACCCAAAGTCCAGCGAGGAAAACGAAAGAACCACGGTGGTTGTGAAAAACGAGCGCGTGGGCGAGATCATGTACCGGCAAATCGCCGGCGCTATGGCCAAGCGTATCGTGAATTATGCTGAAGTAGGCGCTACGGTTGCCCAAGGAAGCGACAGCGGTTTCATCAAATTCGGAAGTCGTGTGGACGTGTTCCTACCCGTTGGCACTGAAGTAAATGTGGAGATTAATCAAAAAGTGAAAGGAGGCATCACCGTGATCGCTGATGTCGCCTCTTAA
- a CDS encoding acyl-CoA-binding protein, producing MAEELNDKLQRAHELASTTNRQFPPDVLLHFYALYKRATEKNGFYIPPSNEGDLKGAFKMNALVQVKDMTKEEAREKYIEMVESLIGSIPE from the coding sequence ATGGCCGAAGAATTGAATGATAAACTGCAGCGTGCGCATGAACTTGCCAGCACGACCAACAGGCAGTTTCCACCAGATGTATTGCTGCACTTCTATGCGCTTTACAAAAGAGCTACGGAGAAAAATGGGTTCTATATACCCCCATCTAATGAAGGTGACCTGAAAGGAGCTTTCAAGATGAACGCCCTGGTGCAGGTAAAAGACATGACGAAGGAAGAAGCACGAGAAAAATATATAGAAATGGTAGAAAGCCTCATAGGCTCTATCCCGGAATAA
- a CDS encoding LUD domain-containing protein: MNLFKRFLNPKSKSDENQDLPENAERGKYMPEVKLPTDERFMMNFKNNGGKFLYCINDEEIQDAFDNILLENDWYEKECCCFDPNLKDKFSSYNLDFNKSANAEFFLCTCEYLVANDGSILISSNQIKERKLHELPPNFIILSSTSQLIDTIGEGLRGIKFKNKQQIPSNITTIKNFETQKENDFMTYGSSTKNLYLLLLEDL; this comes from the coding sequence ATGAATCTATTTAAGAGATTCCTTAATCCAAAGTCAAAATCAGACGAAAACCAGGATCTTCCTGAAAACGCTGAGCGGGGAAAGTATATGCCAGAGGTAAAACTCCCTACAGACGAGCGATTTATGATGAATTTCAAGAATAACGGGGGAAAGTTTCTGTATTGTATCAATGATGAGGAAATCCAGGATGCCTTTGATAACATCCTGCTGGAAAATGACTGGTACGAAAAGGAATGCTGTTGTTTCGATCCAAACCTTAAAGATAAATTCAGTTCTTATAATTTAGATTTCAACAAATCTGCAAATGCCGAATTCTTTCTTTGCACCTGTGAATACCTGGTTGCCAATGATGGTTCTATCTTGATTTCCTCAAACCAGATCAAAGAACGAAAACTGCATGAACTTCCGCCTAATTTCATCATTTTATCATCTACAAGTCAGTTAATTGACACTATTGGCGAAGGCCTTAGAGGGATCAAATTCAAGAACAAGCAACAAATCCCTTCCAATATTACGACCATCAAGAATTTTGAAACCCAAAAGGAGAATGATTTCATGACCTATGGAAGTAGTACAAAAAACCTATATTTGTTGCTGCTGGAAGATCTTTAA
- a CDS encoding phosphatidate cytidylyltransferase, whose protein sequence is MRETVIRTISGLLYISILVASILSSELIFILLFYLLSLVCLVEMQKLLRLKSYALYVLQAVLFYLFSFLKFNQDATILLLFITIFVNLFLVKDLIIVKKIPVFEKKKYIIIIFYLISSTIFLTLIPTIEGIFIPRLIIGIFLLIWTNDTFAFLIGKNFGKHKLYEKISPNKTIEGFMGGFVASVAMGFVIWYYGRMFDAITWIGLAIILSIFGTLGDLIQSKFKRQAGVKDSGSLMPGHGGLFDRLDSIIFASPFVYAYLYLLNYVS, encoded by the coding sequence ATGAGGGAGACCGTCATTCGCACTATTTCAGGCTTACTGTATATTTCCATATTGGTAGCCTCGATCCTATCTTCAGAATTAATCTTTATTTTGCTGTTTTACCTGCTGAGCCTTGTTTGCCTGGTGGAAATGCAAAAATTACTGAGATTGAAAAGCTATGCGCTCTACGTGTTGCAGGCCGTACTGTTCTATCTTTTCAGTTTCCTGAAATTTAATCAGGACGCTACGATTTTACTGCTTTTCATTACTATTTTCGTCAACCTTTTCCTGGTAAAGGACCTTATAATCGTAAAAAAAATCCCGGTTTTTGAAAAGAAGAAATACATTATCATCATCTTTTACCTCATTTCTTCTACCATCTTTTTAACGCTTATTCCAACTATTGAAGGAATTTTTATTCCGAGGCTCATCATTGGGATTTTCCTGCTTATCTGGACCAATGACACTTTTGCTTTTTTAATAGGAAAGAACTTCGGAAAACACAAACTGTATGAAAAAATTTCGCCTAATAAAACAATCGAAGGTTTTATGGGCGGTTTCGTGGCCAGCGTAGCCATGGGCTTTGTCATCTGGTATTACGGCCGGATGTTCGATGCAATTACCTGGATAGGCCTCGCCATTATCCTGAGCATTTTCGGAACGCTTGGCGACCTGATCCAGTCCAAATTCAAACGCCAGGCCGGTGTAAAAGACAGCGGAAGCCTCATGCCAGGTCACGGCGGATTGTTTGACAGGCTGGATAGTATTATATTTGCCAGTCCGTTTGTATATGCTTATTTATATTTGTTGAATTATGTTTCATAA